A region from the Nitrospinota bacterium genome encodes:
- a CDS encoding DUF86 domain-containing protein: MRDPRERLMDILEAVAAIEKYAARGREVFARDELVQTWIVHNLQIIGEAAANLGIAFHDSHPSVPWAPIVAMRNILVHEYFGIDANEVWRAVEKDLPVLKKAIGEILQEIN, from the coding sequence ATGAGAGACCCTCGCGAAAGGCTCATGGACATCCTTGAAGCCGTGGCGGCCATTGAAAAATACGCCGCGCGAGGGCGTGAGGTCTTTGCGAGGGATGAGCTTGTCCAGACGTGGATAGTACATAATCTTCAAATTATCGGCGAAGCCGCCGCAAATTTGGGAATCGCATTTCATGATTCGCATCCATCGGTTCCATGGGCGCCGATTGTCGCCATGAGGAACATCCTTGTCCACGAATATTTTGGAATAGACGCAAACGAAGTCTGGCGCGCGGTGGAAAAGGATTTGCCTGTATTGAAAAAAGCTATCGGCGAAATCCTGCAGGAAATTAACTAA
- the ilvD gene encoding dihydroxy-acid dehydratase translates to MRSDRIKKGIERAPHRSLLYATGVSESSMKRPFVAVISSFTDIVPGHIGFRDLERAIERGIHTGGGQAFLSSVPGVCDGIAMGHKGMHYSLPTRDLIADMIECVVEAHAFDGMVMLTNCDKFTPGMLMAAARVNIPAVVVTAGPMLAGVYKKERRSLVKDTFEAVGQVRAGNMSLRELTAIEKEACPGPGSCSGMYTANTMACVTESIGMSMTGCATAMAVSGKKRRIAFDSGVLVCDLIRENVRPRDIMTAKSFENAIRVDLALGGSTNTALHIPAVAHDAGVKLPLEAFDKLSKTTPQIASIQPGGENLMEDLEYAGGIPAVMRELKHLLNDTKTVNGFSTLQIANRAVNFDHEVIRGVKNPYKKEGGIAVLRGNLAPDGAVVKQAAVLPEMMKFKGTAVCFDSEEEAMKQVMAGKVKAGDVMVVRYEGPKGGPGMREMLAPTAAITGMGLHNSVALITDGRFSGGTRGPCIGHVSPEAMEGGPIALIKDGDKIEVDIPKRKLNLLVSQKELKARAKKWKKPAPKIKSGYLVRYAQTVTSAAHGAVHKEDICGK, encoded by the coding sequence ATGCGAAGCGACAGGATAAAAAAAGGTATCGAACGCGCCCCCCACCGCTCTTTGCTTTACGCGACGGGGGTCAGTGAAAGCTCCATGAAACGCCCGTTTGTGGCGGTCATTTCAAGCTTCACGGACATCGTGCCGGGGCACATCGGCTTTCGCGACCTGGAACGCGCCATCGAGCGGGGCATCCACACAGGCGGGGGGCAGGCGTTCCTGTCGTCCGTGCCGGGGGTGTGCGACGGCATCGCCATGGGGCACAAGGGGATGCATTATTCGCTCCCCACGCGCGACCTGATCGCGGACATGATCGAGTGCGTGGTGGAAGCCCACGCTTTCGACGGGATGGTGATGCTCACAAATTGCGACAAGTTCACACCGGGCATGCTCATGGCGGCGGCCAGGGTGAACATACCTGCCGTGGTGGTCACCGCCGGGCCGATGCTCGCCGGGGTGTACAAAAAAGAGCGCCGCTCGCTTGTGAAGGACACTTTCGAGGCGGTGGGGCAGGTGCGGGCGGGGAACATGTCCCTGCGGGAGCTTACCGCCATCGAAAAGGAAGCGTGCCCGGGGCCCGGGTCTTGTTCCGGAATGTACACCGCGAACACCATGGCATGCGTCACAGAGTCCATCGGCATGAGCATGACAGGATGCGCCACCGCAATGGCGGTGAGCGGCAAGAAGCGCCGGATCGCTTTTGATTCCGGCGTGCTGGTATGCGACCTTATCCGGGAGAACGTCCGCCCGCGCGACATCATGACCGCAAAGTCGTTTGAGAACGCAATCCGGGTGGACCTGGCCCTGGGGGGTTCCACGAATACGGCGCTGCACATTCCCGCCGTTGCGCATGACGCGGGGGTGAAGCTGCCGCTGGAAGCGTTCGACAAATTGAGCAAGACCACTCCGCAGATCGCCAGCATCCAGCCCGGCGGGGAGAACCTTATGGAAGATCTGGAGTACGCAGGAGGCATTCCGGCTGTGATGCGCGAGTTGAAACACCTTCTCAACGACACTAAGACCGTGAACGGTTTTTCGACGCTCCAGATAGCGAACCGCGCGGTGAACTTCGACCATGAGGTGATCCGCGGCGTGAAGAATCCTTATAAAAAAGAGGGAGGCATCGCCGTGCTTCGCGGCAACCTGGCGCCGGATGGGGCGGTGGTAAAACAGGCGGCGGTGTTGCCGGAGATGATGAAGTTTAAGGGGACGGCGGTATGCTTCGACAGCGAGGAAGAGGCCATGAAACAGGTGATGGCCGGGAAGGTGAAGGCTGGCGACGTGATGGTGGTGCGCTACGAAGGGCCGAAAGGAGGCCCCGGCATGCGCGAGATGCTGGCGCCCACGGCGGCGATAACCGGCATGGGATTGCACAACTCCGTGGCGCTTATCACCGACGGGCGCTTCTCCGGCGGCACGCGTGGCCCGTGCATCGGGCATGTGTCCCCGGAGGCGATGGAAGGAGGCCCGATAGCGCTGATTAAAGATGGCGACAAGATCGAGGTGGACATCCCGAAACGCAAATTAAACCTGTTAGTGTCGCAAAAAGAACTGAAGGCCCGGGCGAAAAAGTGGAAGAAACCCGCGCCGAAGATCAAGAGCGGGTATCTTGTGCGCTACGCCCAGACAGTGACCTCCGCCGCGCACGGCGCGGTACATAAGGAGGATATTTGCGGGAAATGA
- a CDS encoding nucleotidyltransferase family protein — protein MTIKELLLEKRDLVLHAASRHGAGNVRVFGSVARGNDDENSDIDLLVELAPGTSLLDHAALCVELEIILGKKVDVVSDRAIKSRIRERIMREAKPL, from the coding sequence ATGACAATTAAGGAACTGCTTTTAGAAAAACGTGATTTGGTTCTCCATGCGGCGTCGCGTCATGGAGCGGGGAATGTGCGCGTTTTCGGCTCGGTGGCCAGGGGGAATGATGATGAGAACAGCGATATAGACCTGCTCGTCGAACTGGCCCCCGGCACAAGCCTTCTCGACCATGCCGCGCTATGTGTCGAGCTTGAAATCATACTTGGCAAAAAAGTGGATGTTGTGAGCGACCGCGCCATCAAGTCCCGGATTCGGGAGCGGATAATGCGCGAAGCCAAACCTCTATGA